In Desulfosalsimonas propionicica, one DNA window encodes the following:
- a CDS encoding ASKHA domain-containing protein — protein sequence MGKCVNHPETETSYKCMKHNIYLCDQCLECRDPELYCKYRSSCPIWFLSKGTRKLDESGQTPAREATCRVDFSPDGKSAEVPAGATLLDAAGKADVYINASCNGKGACGKCKLIVEDGEVEKTDTALLSDNEKQKGYVLACQSRVKGPVSVRVPEETIERKLRVAGMGEEITRRLQGRVTEISPMLEKISMELSPPSLDDPVSDLDRLKRGLKKNGIDTNRTNIGLPVMRQLAAAMRNKNWNVTTSIMHKACSSEVVAVEPGNGAHPGLGLAIDIGTTTIVVYLVDMADGRVIAATSGHNRQASCGDDVINRIVCAEKNGVKKLSTLVLSTINTLIREAAEGAGVDFRDIGNVVVSGNTTMTHLLLEIEPRYIRREPYIPSISEFPVLKSGSIGLKANANAAVFVMPGPASYVGGDIVSGVLYTGLHRQEELTLFIDVGTNGEIVLGNKDWLICASCSAGPAFEGGGIRWGMRAEQGSIESVTIEPVSFEPRIKTIGDEPPRGICGTGMIELISEMMLTGIIDQRGKFQLDADHPRMGAVGEEPAYVLAFADQTPMDEDIVFTESDIDNLIRSKGAVYAGFTVLLNQIGVSFDMIDRVIITGGFGQFLDIDKSVTLGLLPDIDREIFHYYGNSSIGGAYMALLSADHRQSAGEICNAMTYMDFSTNTAFMDEFTSALFLPHTNLEQFPSVSAKMRETAN from the coding sequence ATGGGCAAATGCGTTAATCACCCGGAAACCGAAACCAGCTATAAATGCATGAAACATAATATCTATCTCTGCGATCAATGCCTGGAATGCCGTGATCCGGAACTTTACTGCAAATACCGCAGTTCATGCCCGATCTGGTTTCTCAGCAAGGGGACCCGAAAACTCGACGAATCCGGTCAGACCCCGGCCCGGGAAGCCACCTGCAGAGTGGACTTTTCGCCGGACGGCAAATCTGCCGAAGTGCCTGCGGGCGCCACCCTGCTTGATGCGGCCGGAAAGGCGGATGTCTACATCAATGCCTCCTGCAACGGCAAGGGCGCCTGCGGCAAGTGCAAGCTCATCGTGGAAGACGGAGAGGTGGAAAAAACCGATACAGCCCTGCTCTCAGACAATGAAAAACAGAAAGGCTATGTCCTGGCCTGCCAGAGCCGGGTCAAGGGCCCGGTTTCCGTGCGGGTGCCGGAGGAAACCATTGAACGAAAACTGCGGGTGGCCGGCATGGGCGAAGAAATCACCCGCCGCCTCCAGGGCCGGGTCACAGAGATTTCCCCCATGCTTGAAAAAATCTCCATGGAGCTCAGCCCGCCGAGCTTAGATGACCCGGTCAGCGACCTGGACCGGCTCAAACGGGGCCTGAAGAAAAACGGCATTGACACGAACCGTACAAACATCGGTCTGCCGGTGATGCGTCAACTGGCTGCGGCCATGCGAAACAAAAACTGGAATGTAACAACATCCATCATGCACAAGGCCTGCTCAAGCGAAGTGGTGGCGGTGGAGCCCGGCAACGGAGCCCATCCCGGTCTGGGCCTGGCCATTGATATCGGCACCACCACCATCGTGGTCTACCTGGTGGACATGGCAGACGGCCGCGTTATTGCCGCCACTTCCGGGCACAACCGCCAGGCCTCCTGCGGCGATGACGTGATCAACCGAATTGTGTGCGCGGAAAAAAACGGGGTGAAGAAACTGAGCACCCTGGTGCTTTCCACCATCAACACCCTGATCCGGGAGGCTGCGGAAGGCGCAGGAGTGGATTTCCGGGATATCGGCAACGTCGTGGTCTCCGGCAACACCACCATGACCCATCTGCTGCTGGAAATCGAACCCCGCTACATCCGTCGGGAGCCTTATATCCCGTCCATATCCGAGTTTCCGGTGCTAAAAAGCGGGAGCATCGGACTGAAGGCCAATGCCAATGCCGCCGTGTTTGTCATGCCGGGGCCGGCCAGCTATGTGGGCGGCGACATTGTCTCCGGTGTCCTGTACACCGGTCTGCACCGGCAGGAGGAACTGACCCTGTTTATTGACGTGGGCACCAACGGTGAAATTGTGCTGGGCAACAAGGACTGGCTCATCTGTGCCTCGTGCTCGGCCGGCCCGGCATTTGAGGGCGGCGGCATCCGCTGGGGCATGCGCGCTGAGCAGGGCTCCATTGAAAGCGTCACCATTGAACCTGTCAGCTTTGAACCCCGGATCAAAACCATCGGTGATGAGCCGCCCAGGGGCATTTGCGGCACCGGCATGATCGAGCTGATCTCTGAAATGATGCTCACGGGCATCATTGACCAGCGGGGAAAATTCCAACTGGATGCCGATCATCCCCGGATGGGGGCGGTGGGCGAAGAGCCGGCCTATGTGCTGGCATTTGCCGACCAAACCCCCATGGACGAGGATATCGTGTTTACCGAATCCGACATTGACAATCTCATCCGCAGCAAGGGGGCCGTGTATGCGGGATTCACGGTGCTGCTCAACCAGATCGGGGTCAGCTTTGACATGATCGACCGGGTGATCATCACCGGCGGTTTCGGCCAGTTTCTCGACATTGACAAGTCCGTGACCCTGGGCCTGCTGCCCGACATTGACCGGGAAATATTCCATTATTACGGAAACTCCAGCATTGGCGGGGCTTACATGGCACTGCTGTCTGCAGATCACCGGCAGTCAGCCGGGGAGATCTGCAATGCCATGACCTACATGGATTTTTCCACAAACACGGCGTTTATGGATGAATTCACATCCGCGCTGTTTCTGCCCCACACCAACCTGGAGCAGTTTCCGAGCGTGTCGGCAAAAATGCGCGAAACCGCCAACTAG
- a CDS encoding cytidylate kinase-like family protein, producing MTVLTISRQFGAGGKTLGKTVSKRMGYTLADEDLVQMVAERAKVSNDWVKSIEKEAGGSLLRFMDYMISKSYVDRVLAETKGYIDEKIYVSALSEIISTMADEGDCVIIGRGGQYILRDHPRAFHILLVGRREDRVRFMMENYNLARKQAETAITVQGKRRRALYKKFGKEDYDHPSLYDLVLNMSRISMEKATDLTCDLIRG from the coding sequence ATGACGGTGCTGACGATTTCAAGGCAATTCGGAGCAGGCGGAAAAACCCTGGGAAAAACCGTATCAAAGCGGATGGGCTACACCCTGGCAGATGAAGACCTGGTGCAAATGGTTGCCGAACGCGCCAAAGTCTCCAACGATTGGGTAAAATCCATTGAAAAGGAAGCCGGGGGCTCGCTGCTGCGGTTTATGGACTACATGATTTCCAAAAGCTACGTGGACCGGGTTCTGGCTGAAACCAAGGGCTATATTGACGAAAAAATCTATGTCAGCGCCCTTTCCGAAATCATCAGCACCATGGCCGATGAAGGCGACTGCGTGATTATCGGCCGGGGCGGGCAGTATATCCTGCGGGATCACCCCCGTGCCTTCCACATTCTGCTGGTGGGCAGACGCGAAGACCGGGTCCGGTTCATGATGGAAAACTATAATCTCGCCCGCAAGCAGGCAGAAACCGCCATAACGGTCCAGGGCAAAAGAAGGCGGGCCCTTTATAAAAAATTCGGAAAAGAGGACTATGATCATCCGAGCCTGTATGATCTTGTTTTGAACATGAGCCGGATTTCCATGGAAAAAGCCACAGACCTCACCTGCGATCTGATCCGGGGATAG